One window of the Kiloniellales bacterium genome contains the following:
- a CDS encoding sarcosine oxidase subunit delta — MLLIDCPWCGPRDETEFGYGGEAHIARPKKPEKLSDEDWGDYVFMRSNVKGVLLERWCHSQGCRRWFNLARDTVTYRILAVYRMGEKPPKLDNTKYI, encoded by the coding sequence ATGCTCCTGATCGACTGCCCCTGGTGCGGCCCGCGCGACGAGACCGAGTTCGGTTACGGCGGCGAGGCGCACATCGCCCGGCCCAAGAAGCCGGAGAAGCTCTCCGACGAGGACTGGGGCGACTACGTCTTCATGAGGTCCAACGTCAAGGGCGTGCTGCTCGAGCGCTGGTGCCACAGCCAGGGCTGCCGGCGCTGGTTCAACCTCGCCCGCGACACGGTCACCTACCGGATCCTGGCGGTCTACCGCATGGGCGAGAAGCCGCCCAAGCTCGACAACACGAAATACATCTGA
- a CDS encoding sarcosine oxidase subunit beta family protein — translation MTPRYSIFSLLRNAASYHEDWPEAWRSPEPKPSYEVVIVGGGGHGLATAYYLAKEHGITDVAVIERGWLGGGNTGRNTTIVRSNYLWDESARLYEHALKLWEGLSQDLNYNVMFSQRGVMNLAHNQHDLRELNRRVSANRLNGIDSEFLSPAQIKAFCPIIDLRSDGRYPVLGASLQRRGGTARHDAVAWGYARAADARGIDIIQECPVEGFDISNGKIQALRTGKGRIEAAKVGLVVAGHSSVLAEQAGFRLPVQSLPLQALVSEPVKPVLDTVVMSNAVHAYISQSDKGELVIGAGVDHYVGYGQRGGIAVTEETLAAICELFPMFRRMRMLRNWGGIVDVCPDASPILSKTPVEGLYINCGWGTGGFKATPGSGHVFAHTIARDEPHALNAPFALDRFHSGFLIDEHGAAAVAH, via the coding sequence ATGACGCCGCGCTATTCGATCTTCAGCCTGCTGCGCAACGCGGCCAGCTACCACGAGGACTGGCCGGAGGCCTGGCGCAGCCCGGAGCCCAAGCCGTCCTACGAGGTGGTCATCGTCGGCGGCGGCGGCCACGGCCTGGCGACCGCCTACTACCTGGCCAAGGAGCACGGCATCACCGACGTCGCGGTGATCGAGCGCGGCTGGCTGGGCGGCGGCAACACCGGCCGCAACACCACCATCGTGCGCTCCAACTACCTCTGGGACGAGAGCGCCCGGCTCTACGAGCACGCGCTCAAGCTCTGGGAGGGCCTGTCCCAGGACCTGAACTACAACGTCATGTTCAGCCAGCGCGGGGTGATGAACCTGGCCCACAACCAGCACGACCTGCGCGAGCTGAACCGCCGGGTCAGCGCCAACCGCTTGAACGGCATCGACTCCGAGTTCCTGAGCCCGGCCCAGATCAAGGCCTTCTGCCCGATCATCGACCTGCGCAGCGACGGCCGCTACCCGGTCCTGGGCGCCTCGCTGCAGCGCCGCGGCGGCACCGCCCGCCACGACGCGGTCGCCTGGGGCTATGCCCGGGCCGCCGACGCCCGCGGAATCGACATCATCCAGGAGTGCCCGGTCGAGGGCTTCGACATCTCCAACGGCAAGATCCAGGCGCTGCGCACCGGCAAGGGCCGGATCGAGGCCGCAAAGGTCGGCCTTGTGGTCGCCGGCCATTCCAGCGTGCTGGCCGAGCAGGCCGGCTTCCGCCTGCCGGTGCAGAGCCTGCCGCTCCAGGCCCTGGTCTCCGAGCCGGTCAAGCCGGTGCTCGACACCGTGGTCATGTCCAACGCCGTGCACGCCTACATCTCCCAGTCCGACAAGGGCGAACTGGTGATCGGCGCCGGCGTCGACCACTACGTCGGCTACGGTCAGCGCGGCGGCATCGCGGTGACCGAAGAGACCCTGGCGGCGATCTGCGAGCTCTTCCCCATGTTCCGGCGGATGCGCATGCTGCGCAACTGGGGCGGCATCGTCGACGTCTGCCCCGACGCCAGCCCGATCCTCTCCAAGACTCCGGTCGAGGGTCTCTACATCAACTGCGGCTGGGGCACCGGCGGCTTCAAGGCGACCCCCGGCTCCGGCCACGTCTTCGCCCACACCATCGCCCGCGACGAGCCCCACGCGCTCAACGCGCCCTTCGCGCTGGACCGCTTCCACAGCGGCTTCCTGATCGACGAGCACGGCGCCGCCGCCGTGGCGCACTGA
- a CDS encoding GlxA family transcriptional regulator, with protein sequence MLAAPPRELPHRIGFLLIPQFSMISFSTAVEPLRLANRQSGRDLYAWELFSPDGQPVTASNGIEIRVRGGLEAASALPVIVVCAGIDVHRFDNKAVLSWLRRMDRKGSDIGAVCTASHILARAGLLDGFRCTIHWENLASFAEDFPNIEVSSEIFEIDRNRFTCAGGTAPLDLMLNMISLQHGHELAASVADQFMHERIRDQHDHQRISLPARLGVRHPKLLTVIEMMEQNLEEPLSRGELARAARLSTRQLERLFRKYLSRSPARYYLELRLNRARLLLLQTNMSVIDVALACGFVSASHFSKCYRDFFGHTPRKERGLPLAGSGAGNNRVVAAI encoded by the coding sequence ATGCTGGCCGCACCACCGCGAGAGCTGCCACACCGGATCGGCTTCCTGCTGATTCCGCAGTTCTCGATGATCTCCTTTTCGACGGCGGTGGAGCCGCTGCGCTTGGCCAACCGGCAATCGGGCAGGGACCTCTACGCCTGGGAGCTCTTCTCCCCGGACGGTCAGCCGGTGACCGCCTCCAACGGGATCGAGATCCGGGTCCGGGGCGGGCTGGAGGCGGCCAGCGCCCTGCCGGTGATCGTGGTCTGCGCCGGGATCGATGTCCACCGCTTCGACAACAAGGCGGTCCTGTCCTGGCTGCGCCGGATGGACCGCAAGGGCAGCGACATCGGCGCCGTCTGCACGGCCAGCCACATCCTGGCCCGGGCCGGCCTGCTCGACGGCTTCCGCTGCACCATCCACTGGGAGAACCTGGCGAGCTTCGCCGAGGACTTTCCCAACATCGAGGTCAGCTCCGAGATCTTCGAGATCGACCGCAACCGCTTCACCTGCGCCGGCGGCACGGCGCCGCTGGACTTGATGCTGAACATGATCTCGCTGCAGCACGGCCACGAGCTGGCGGCCAGCGTCGCCGACCAGTTCATGCACGAGCGGATCCGCGACCAGCACGACCACCAGCGGATCTCGCTGCCGGCGCGCCTGGGCGTGCGCCATCCCAAGCTGCTGACCGTGATCGAGATGATGGAGCAGAACCTGGAGGAGCCCCTGTCCCGCGGCGAGTTGGCGCGGGCGGCCCGGCTCTCGACCCGGCAGCTCGAGCGGCTGTTCCGCAAGTACCTGAGCCGCTCGCCGGCCCGCTACTATCTCGAGCTGAGGCTGAACCGGGCCCGCCTGCTGCTGCTGCAGACCAACATGTCGGTGATCGACGTGGCGCTGGCCTGCGGCTTCGTATCAGCCTCCCACTTCTCCAAGTGCTACCGCGACTTCTTCGGCCACACGCCGCGCAAGGAGCGCGGCCTGCCGCTCGCCGGCAGCGGCGCCGGCAACAACCGGGTCGTGGCTGCGATTTAG